The following are encoded together in the Triticum dicoccoides isolate Atlit2015 ecotype Zavitan chromosome 6B, WEW_v2.0, whole genome shotgun sequence genome:
- the LOC119321724 gene encoding uncharacterized protein LOC119321724 — translation MASPAGDDSHLFAGVHFLLIGFDSVSVSQKMVPLMGAQFSKPLLAPSVTHLVWYKFEGEKYKRAERLGIKIVNHRWLEDCLKSWKILPEDDYSESGWGLEIMEAQSKERLKFPIRERIKFANGKYAMKKSKKRSSKVLAAALALLNHAHPEVGTDFLACHDLPPDIQGPDCQVRQGRKSLCCLVR, via the exons ATGGCATCGCCCGCCGGTGACGACAGCCACCTCTTCGCCGGCGTCCACTTCCTCCTCATCGGTTTTGACAGCGTCTCCGTGTCCCAG AAAATGGTACCTTTGATGGGCGCACAATTCTCCAAACCTTTGTTAGCACCCTCAGTCACTCATCTGGTTTGGTATAAATTTGAAG GTGAGAAGTACAAGCGTGCCGAAAGGTTGGGCATCAAGATTGTTAATCACCGGTGGTTGGAGGATTG CTTAAAGTCATGGAAAATCCTTCCAGAAGATGATTATAGCGAGAG TGGCTGGGGACTAGAGATAATGGAGGCACAATCCAAGGAACGCCTCAAGTTCCCGATTCGGGAGCGCATCAAGTTCGCAAATGGGAAGTATGCCATGAAGAAATCAAAGAAGAGAAGCAGCAAGGTGCTCGCTGCAGCCCTGGCACTCCTGAACCACGCCCATCCAGAGGTAGGCACCGACTTCTTGGCGTGCCATGATCTTCCTCCCGACATCCAGGGACCAGActgccaagtacgccaaggtcgcaAGAGCCTCTGTTGCCTCGTGCGTTAG